One part of the Vicia villosa cultivar HV-30 ecotype Madison, WI linkage group LG6, Vvil1.0, whole genome shotgun sequence genome encodes these proteins:
- the LOC131611898 gene encoding 3'-5' exonuclease-like → MPISIVDHTGRHVSMRSIIADPTPLPTPLAITIVDHYLPYDTHNTYAITVDSAVTIQTLLTSSPSHVESWILETQDLSRSLPSPTTIGLDIEWRPNSQRGQSNPAATLQLCVNNRCLVFQIIHSPHIPTSLLTFMANPNNRFVGVGIENDVEKLIEDYNISVGNYVDLRNLAAEVLQDRAMLMFGIKKLAERILGKIVEKPQRITRSRWDNPWLNVDQVKYAAVDAYISFEIGRRLYSNQVIE, encoded by the coding sequence ATGCCGATTTCCATCGTAGACCATACCGGCCGCCACGTAAGCATGCGTAGCATCATCGCCGATCCCACACCACTTCCAACCCCCCTCGCCATCACCATAGTCGACCACTACCTCCCTTACGATACCCACAACACCTACGCCATCACTGTCGATTCCGCCGTCACCATCCAAACCCTCCTCACCTCCTCCCCTTCCCATGTCGAATCCTGGATCCTCGAAACCCAAGATCTCTCCCGCTCCCTCCCTTCCCCCACCACCATCGGCCTCGACATCGAGTGGCGCCCAAACTCCCAACGCGGCCAATCAAACCCCGCCGCCACACTCCAGCTCTGCGTCAACAACCGCTGCCTCGTTTTTCAAATCATCCACTCCCCTCACATCCCCACCTCGCTCCTAACCTTCATGGCTAACCCTAACAACAGATTCGTCGGCGTCGGAATCGAAAACGACGTCGAGAAGCTTATCGAAGATTACAACATCTCCGTAGGAAACTACGTCGATTTGCGAAACCTTGCCGCCGAAGTGCTGCAAGATCGGGCGATGCTGATGTTTGGGATCAAGAAACTGGCGGAACGGATTCTTGGGAAGATTGTTGAGAAGCCGCAGAGGATTACGAGGAGTAGGTGGGATAATCCGTGGCTTAATGTTGATCAGGTTAAGTATGCTGCCGTTGATGCGTATATTTCGTTTGAGATTGGGCGTCGTTTATACTCTAACCAGGttattgaatga